Proteins encoded together in one Streptomyces sp. B1I3 window:
- a CDS encoding succinic semialdehyde dehydrogenase, giving the protein MTDSQASTTTSAASGDRVGTNPVAAAPAGVRTAADVVTPEVIARLIRGVVGSGRTANHTPFTGAKLADLPESTPEDVAGAYERARAAQPAWAATPVRARAAVLLRFHDLVLQRQSEVLDLIQLETGKARLHAHEEVQAVAVSARHYGRRAAAYLKPKRHTGVVPTLTKVTELRQPRGVVGQIAPWNYPLELSVGDALPAFVSGNAVVMKPDTETALTALWARDLLIEAGLPEAVFQVVLGEGPVVGPEVVRHADYVSFTGSTRTGREVAQGAAARLVGVSLELGGKNAMLVLQDADVEKAAAGAVRACFSSAGQLCISIERLYVHESVADAFVERFAARTKAMRLGSSLAYGADMGSLVGERQLETVSRHVAEAVEKGATLVAGGVARPDIGPLFYEPTILDGVEAPMAVCTQETFGPVVSVYRFSDEEEAVSLANATPYGLNSSVWTKDARRGHRVAARLRTGTVNINEGYAPAYGSVQSPMGGMKDSGLGRRHGSEGILKYTEAQTVAQQRLMPLAPAFGMDDEKYAAFMSRSLKAMKALRLH; this is encoded by the coding sequence ATGACGGACTCGCAGGCCTCCACGACCACCTCCGCCGCCTCCGGCGACCGCGTCGGCACGAACCCCGTGGCCGCCGCCCCCGCGGGCGTGCGCACCGCCGCTGACGTGGTCACACCCGAGGTGATCGCCCGGCTGATCCGCGGCGTCGTCGGCTCCGGGCGCACGGCCAACCACACCCCCTTCACCGGGGCGAAGCTGGCCGATCTGCCCGAGTCCACCCCCGAGGACGTCGCCGGCGCCTACGAGCGCGCCCGCGCCGCCCAGCCCGCCTGGGCGGCGACGCCCGTCCGCGCGAGGGCCGCCGTACTGCTGCGCTTCCACGACCTGGTCCTCCAGCGCCAGTCCGAGGTCCTCGACCTCATCCAGCTGGAGACCGGCAAGGCCCGGCTGCACGCCCACGAGGAGGTCCAGGCCGTCGCCGTGTCTGCCCGGCACTACGGGCGCAGGGCCGCCGCCTACCTGAAGCCGAAGCGGCACACCGGCGTCGTCCCGACCCTCACCAAGGTCACTGAGCTGCGCCAGCCGCGCGGGGTCGTCGGCCAGATCGCCCCCTGGAACTACCCGCTGGAGCTTTCCGTCGGGGACGCGCTGCCCGCCTTCGTCTCCGGCAACGCCGTCGTGATGAAGCCCGACACCGAGACCGCGCTGACCGCCCTGTGGGCCCGCGACCTGCTGATCGAGGCCGGACTGCCCGAAGCGGTGTTCCAGGTCGTCCTCGGCGAGGGCCCGGTCGTCGGTCCCGAGGTCGTCAGGCACGCCGACTACGTCTCGTTCACCGGCTCCACCCGCACCGGCCGCGAGGTCGCCCAGGGCGCCGCCGCCCGCCTCGTCGGCGTCTCGCTGGAGCTCGGCGGCAAGAACGCCATGCTCGTCCTCCAGGACGCCGACGTGGAGAAGGCAGCCGCGGGCGCCGTCCGCGCCTGCTTCTCCTCCGCCGGCCAGCTCTGCATCTCCATCGAGCGGCTGTACGTCCACGAGTCCGTCGCCGACGCGTTCGTGGAGCGCTTCGCCGCCCGTACGAAGGCGATGCGGCTCGGCAGCTCGCTCGCGTACGGCGCCGACATGGGCTCCCTCGTCGGCGAACGCCAGCTCGAGACCGTCAGCCGGCACGTCGCCGAGGCCGTCGAGAAGGGCGCCACCCTCGTCGCGGGCGGCGTCGCCCGTCCCGACATCGGCCCGCTCTTCTACGAACCGACCATCCTGGACGGTGTCGAGGCGCCCATGGCCGTCTGCACCCAGGAGACCTTCGGCCCCGTCGTCTCGGTCTACCGGTTCAGCGACGAGGAGGAGGCCGTCTCCCTCGCCAACGCCACGCCCTACGGCCTCAACTCCAGTGTCTGGACCAAGGACGCGCGGCGCGGTCACCGGGTCGCCGCCCGCCTGCGGACCGGCACCGTCAACATCAACGAGGGGTACGCACCGGCGTACGGCAGCGTCCAGTCCCCGATGGGCGGCATGAAGGACTCCGGCCTCGGCCGGCGCCACGGCTCCGAGGGCATCCTCAAGTACACCGAGGCCCAGACGGTCGCCCAGCAGCGGCTGATGCCGCTCGCGCCGGCCTTCGGGATGGACGACGAGAAGTACGCCGCCTTCATGAGCCGCAGCCTCAAGGCGATGAAGGCCCTCCGGCTGCACTGA
- a CDS encoding ATP-binding protein, protein MPTATTRAPSSHAPDPEEPLRKLYRSADGRLLGGVARGLAGHLGLPVAWVRFLFLGLFFADGLGALLYAVFWIVVPLGVGGVETTRSVFETAPDGRRRLRKPDKGQVFALVALLVGAVIFVGNVDMGSEADRYIWPTLLIGAGSVLVWRQADNARRARWIEVGRRRRVLHLARALAGVALVGLGLAVFMVVRGSAAQLGNVLTAAIAVLTGIALLAGPYLVRMTQDLSEERLMRIRAQERAEVAAHVHDSVLHTLTLIQRNADDGGEVRRLARAQERELRNWLYNPEGTGKDDDDEPTTLAEAVKRAAAEVEDKHGVPLEVVVVGDCPLDEKLTAQMQAAREAMVNAAKYGGEGGAVQVFAEVEGRTVFVSVRDRGPGFDLDDVPDDRMGVRESIIGRMQRNGGTARLRPVPGGGTEVELEMERAGE, encoded by the coding sequence ATGCCGACAGCCACGACCCGAGCCCCGAGCTCCCACGCCCCGGATCCGGAGGAGCCGCTGCGCAAGCTGTACCGCAGCGCCGACGGACGGCTGCTCGGCGGCGTCGCCCGAGGGCTGGCCGGGCACCTGGGGCTGCCCGTCGCCTGGGTTCGGTTCCTCTTCCTCGGGCTGTTCTTCGCGGACGGTCTCGGCGCACTGCTCTACGCCGTGTTCTGGATCGTCGTCCCGCTCGGGGTGGGGGGTGTGGAGACGACGCGTTCCGTCTTCGAGACGGCCCCGGACGGCCGGCGCAGGCTCCGCAAGCCCGACAAGGGCCAGGTCTTCGCCCTGGTCGCGCTGCTCGTGGGCGCCGTGATCTTCGTCGGCAACGTCGACATGGGCAGTGAGGCCGACCGCTACATCTGGCCGACGCTGCTGATCGGCGCCGGGTCCGTCCTGGTCTGGCGTCAGGCGGACAACGCGCGGCGGGCCCGCTGGATCGAGGTCGGCCGTCGCCGGCGCGTGCTGCACCTCGCCCGCGCCCTGGCCGGTGTCGCCCTCGTCGGCCTCGGTCTCGCCGTCTTCATGGTGGTCCGCGGCTCCGCGGCCCAGCTCGGCAACGTACTGACCGCCGCCATCGCCGTACTCACCGGCATCGCGCTCCTGGCGGGTCCCTATCTCGTACGGATGACACAGGACCTCTCCGAGGAACGCCTGATGCGCATCCGGGCCCAGGAGCGCGCCGAAGTCGCGGCGCACGTCCACGACTCCGTCCTGCACACCCTCACCCTGATCCAGCGCAACGCGGACGACGGAGGCGAGGTCCGCAGGCTGGCCCGCGCCCAGGAGCGCGAGCTGCGCAACTGGCTGTACAACCCGGAGGGCACCGGCAAGGACGACGACGACGAGCCCACGACCCTCGCCGAGGCCGTCAAGCGCGCCGCCGCCGAGGTCGAGGACAAGCACGGTGTCCCGCTGGAGGTCGTGGTCGTCGGGGACTGCCCGCTCGACGAGAAGCTGACCGCACAGATGCAGGCCGCACGCGAGGCGATGGTCAACGCCGCCAAGTACGGTGGCGAGGGCGGAGCCGTCCAGGTCTTCGCGGAGGTCGAGGGCCGCACCGTCTTCGTGTCGGTACGGGACCGGGGGCCGGGATTCGACCTGGACGACGTCCCGGACGACAGGATGGGCGTACGAGAATCAATCATCGGCCGGATGCAGCGCAACGGCGGTACGGCGCGGCTGCGTCCGGTGCCCGGCGGGGGCACGGAAGTCGAGCTGGAGATGGAGAGGGCGGGCGAATGA
- a CDS encoding PspC domain-containing protein, with the protein MTVPQDAAPGVTPPPEPEPQLRRSPRQKVVAGVCGGLGRYCDVDPVIFRIVLGVLAVTGGIGLIFYGFAWLLLPLDGEEENEARRLLSGRVEGASLIALLLALVGCGLLLSMLHNGGMLAFAAMLSLAVIGFSVWTQHRRTAPEDPPGVAAQAPGGAAHAAGHGAPPEVKAPPTPGGPSWWRDPIVKDGTTGPVGPGYLWGPVDAVSDPAVRPRRATADAPYRAPYRPPGTRGPRSIGGLVLLLALVAGGLGTGLSWEAHPLGTCLQIGLAAALGVFGAGLLVSSVLGRTGFGTILLAVVTAGLLAGASAVPKDIGTDWIREEWHPVSVAAVQPRYELDTGVATLDLSGVTVPRGDTLRTRIEVGAGAVRVVVPNGVTVRVDAGTGLGDIRLFTEAHDGIRLATDLHERRTVGPLEDSKPAGTVDLDLEVGVGQVEVTRAAT; encoded by the coding sequence ATGACCGTTCCCCAGGACGCCGCTCCCGGCGTCACGCCGCCCCCGGAACCGGAGCCGCAGCTGCGCCGCAGCCCGCGGCAGAAAGTGGTGGCAGGGGTGTGCGGCGGGCTCGGCCGGTACTGCGACGTGGACCCCGTGATCTTCCGCATCGTGCTCGGCGTCCTCGCGGTGACCGGCGGCATCGGCCTGATCTTCTACGGTTTCGCCTGGCTCCTCCTCCCCCTGGACGGCGAGGAGGAGAACGAGGCGCGCAGGCTGCTGTCGGGCCGGGTCGAAGGCGCCTCGCTGATCGCGCTGCTGCTCGCGCTGGTGGGCTGCGGGCTGCTGCTGTCGATGCTGCACAACGGCGGGATGCTGGCGTTCGCGGCGATGCTGTCACTGGCCGTCATCGGCTTCTCCGTCTGGACGCAGCACCGCAGGACGGCTCCCGAGGACCCCCCTGGGGTGGCGGCGCAGGCGCCGGGCGGAGCGGCCCACGCCGCGGGCCACGGGGCGCCGCCCGAGGTGAAGGCGCCTCCCACGCCGGGCGGGCCGTCGTGGTGGCGCGATCCGATCGTCAAGGACGGCACGACGGGCCCGGTGGGACCCGGATACCTGTGGGGCCCCGTGGACGCGGTCTCCGACCCCGCGGTGCGGCCCCGCAGGGCGACCGCGGACGCTCCCTACCGTGCTCCCTACCGGCCGCCGGGCACCCGGGGTCCGCGGTCGATCGGAGGGCTGGTCCTCCTGCTCGCCCTCGTCGCGGGCGGCCTCGGTACGGGGCTGAGCTGGGAGGCGCATCCCCTGGGGACGTGCCTGCAGATCGGACTGGCCGCGGCGCTCGGGGTGTTCGGTGCCGGCCTGCTCGTCTCCTCGGTCCTCGGCCGGACGGGGTTCGGCACGATCCTGCTGGCCGTGGTCACGGCGGGCCTCCTGGCGGGCGCCTCGGCCGTACCGAAGGACATCGGCACCGACTGGATCCGCGAGGAGTGGCACCCGGTCTCCGTGGCGGCGGTCCAGCCCCGCTACGAACTGGACACCGGGGTGGCGACGCTCGACCTGTCCGGCGTCACGGTCCCCCGGGGCGACACGCTGCGCACCCGGATCGAGGTCGGAGCGGGCGCCGTCCGTGTCGTCGTACCGAACGGCGTGACGGTGAGGGTGGACGCCGGGACGGGGCTCGGCGACATCCGGCTCTTCACCGAGGCCCACGACGGGATACGTCTCGCCACGGACCTGCACGAGCGGCGGACCGTCGGCCCGCTGGAGGACAGCAAGCCCGCCGGGACGGTCGATCTGGACCTGGAAGTCGGCGTCGGACAAGTGGAGGTCACCCGTGCTGCGACATGA
- the guaA gene encoding glutamine-hydrolyzing GMP synthase produces MPAAPPAAADPTTDVVLVVDFGAQYAQLIARRVREARVYSEIVPSTMPVAEMLAKNPRAIILSGGPSSVYAPDAPSLDRALFEAGVPVFGMCYGFQLMATTLGGTVDDNGAREYGRTPLAVSKAGSTLFEGTPTEQSVWMSHGDACSAAPEGFTVTASTDVVPVAAFEDDEKKLYGVQYHPEVMHTTYGQQVLEHFLYRGAGIEPTWTTTNVVEEQIALIREQVGTKRAICGLSGGVDSAVAAALVQKAIGSQLTCVYVDHGLMRKGESEQVEKDFVASTGVKLKVVDAEKRFLDALAGVSDPEQKRKIIGREFIRVFEQAQAEIVAEAAEGEDVAFLVQGTLYPDVVESGGGTGTANIKSHHNVGGLPEDIEFELVEPLRQLFKDEVRMVGQELGLPEEIVQRQPFPGPGLGIRIVGEVTKERLDLLRDADAIAREELTAAGLDRDIWQCPVVLLADVRSVGVQGDGRTYGHPIVLRPVSSEDAMTADWSRLPYETLAKISTRITNEVAEVNRVVLDVTSKPPGTIEWE; encoded by the coding sequence GTGCCAGCAGCACCCCCCGCCGCCGCCGACCCCACCACCGACGTGGTCCTCGTCGTCGACTTCGGCGCCCAGTACGCCCAGCTCATCGCCCGCCGCGTCCGTGAGGCCCGGGTCTACAGCGAGATCGTCCCGTCCACGATGCCGGTCGCCGAGATGCTGGCCAAGAACCCCCGGGCGATCATCCTGTCCGGTGGCCCGTCCTCGGTGTACGCGCCGGACGCCCCCAGCCTGGACCGCGCGCTGTTCGAGGCCGGGGTCCCCGTCTTCGGCATGTGCTACGGCTTCCAGCTGATGGCCACCACCCTCGGCGGCACGGTCGACGACAACGGCGCACGCGAGTACGGTCGCACCCCGCTCGCCGTCTCCAAGGCCGGATCGACCCTCTTCGAGGGCACGCCCACCGAGCAGTCCGTGTGGATGTCCCACGGCGACGCCTGCTCCGCCGCTCCCGAGGGCTTCACCGTCACCGCGTCCACGGACGTCGTCCCGGTCGCCGCCTTCGAGGACGACGAGAAGAAGTTGTACGGCGTCCAGTACCACCCGGAGGTCATGCACACGACCTACGGCCAGCAGGTACTGGAGCACTTCCTGTACCGGGGCGCGGGCATCGAGCCGACCTGGACGACCACCAACGTCGTCGAGGAGCAGATCGCCCTCATCCGCGAGCAGGTCGGCACCAAGCGTGCGATCTGCGGCCTCTCCGGCGGTGTGGACTCCGCGGTCGCGGCAGCCCTGGTGCAGAAGGCCATCGGCTCCCAGCTCACCTGCGTGTACGTCGACCACGGTCTGATGCGCAAGGGCGAGAGCGAGCAGGTCGAGAAGGACTTCGTGGCCTCCACCGGCGTCAAGCTGAAGGTCGTCGACGCCGAGAAGCGCTTCCTGGACGCACTGGCCGGGGTCAGCGACCCGGAGCAGAAGCGGAAGATCATCGGCCGGGAGTTCATCCGGGTCTTCGAGCAGGCCCAGGCGGAGATCGTGGCCGAGGCCGCTGAGGGCGAGGACGTCGCCTTCCTCGTCCAGGGCACCCTCTACCCCGACGTGGTGGAGTCCGGCGGCGGTACCGGCACCGCCAACATCAAGTCGCACCACAACGTGGGCGGGCTGCCCGAGGACATCGAGTTCGAGCTCGTCGAGCCGCTGCGCCAGCTGTTCAAGGACGAGGTCCGGATGGTCGGCCAGGAGCTCGGGCTGCCGGAGGAGATCGTCCAGCGCCAGCCGTTCCCCGGCCCCGGCCTCGGCATCCGTATCGTCGGCGAGGTCACCAAGGAGCGGCTCGACCTGCTCCGGGACGCGGACGCCATCGCCCGCGAGGAGCTGACCGCGGCCGGTCTGGACCGGGACATCTGGCAGTGCCCGGTGGTTCTGCTCGCGGACGTGCGGAGCGTCGGTGTCCAGGGCGACGGCCGCACCTACGGCCACCCGATCGTGCTGCGCCCGGTCTCCTCCGAGGACGCCATGACGGCCGACTGGTCGCGCCTGCCGTACGAGACGCTCGCGAAGATCTCCACCCGTATCACCAACGAGGTCGCCGAGGTCAACCGTGTGGTGCTCGACGTGACGAGCAAGCCGCCGGGGACCATCGAGTGGGAGTGA
- a CDS encoding chorismate mutase: MTSTAPTKTATEQTGARTEEAASLIGGARTRIDVLDDRIIGLVQERMAVSAVIQEARITSGGRRVNLSREMDVLSHYSDALGKPGTALAMTLLELCRGRV; this comes from the coding sequence ATGACCAGCACCGCACCCACGAAGACGGCCACCGAGCAGACCGGCGCGCGCACCGAGGAGGCCGCCTCCCTGATCGGGGGCGCCCGTACCCGGATCGACGTCCTGGACGACCGGATCATCGGTCTCGTCCAGGAACGCATGGCCGTCTCCGCGGTCATCCAGGAGGCCAGGATCACATCCGGGGGCCGCCGGGTGAACCTCTCCCGCGAGATGGACGTCCTCAGCCACTACAGCGACGCCCTGGGCAAGCCGGGCACGGCACTCGCCATGACGCTGCTGGAGCTCTGCCGCGGCCGGGTGTGA
- a CDS encoding cyclopropane-fatty-acyl-phospholipid synthase family protein has product MSAEEIRALMSAPGNDQLTWNTPLSETHAAQLIAACAPAPGARIADFGSGWGELLMRLVEAAPGTTGDGVETDPDAVARGRRLAGERGLAERVRFHEVPAAEYPGDGYDLVVSIGSAHAWPGGTPEALKALRAAVRPGGRVLFGDGFWEREPSAAALEGLGAEPGDFGSLLELIRQAEATGLRPLQVTVADQREWDLFESAANIGRGERWALAHPGHPLHSGVTAAVDTRRTGYYGGYRGTLGLAYLVLST; this is encoded by the coding sequence ATGTCCGCCGAAGAGATCCGCGCCCTGATGTCCGCCCCGGGGAACGACCAGCTGACCTGGAACACCCCGCTGTCCGAAACCCACGCCGCTCAGCTGATCGCCGCCTGCGCACCCGCCCCCGGAGCCCGGATCGCCGACTTCGGCAGTGGCTGGGGCGAGCTGCTCATGCGGCTGGTCGAAGCCGCTCCCGGCACCACGGGGGACGGCGTCGAGACCGACCCGGACGCGGTGGCGCGGGGACGGCGGCTGGCCGGGGAGCGAGGGCTCGCCGAACGGGTGCGCTTCCACGAGGTGCCCGCCGCCGAATATCCGGGTGACGGCTATGACCTGGTCGTCTCCATCGGCTCCGCGCACGCCTGGCCCGGGGGCACCCCGGAGGCACTGAAGGCGCTGCGGGCCGCCGTGAGGCCCGGCGGCAGGGTGCTGTTCGGGGACGGGTTCTGGGAGCGTGAGCCGTCGGCCGCCGCGCTCGAAGGGCTGGGCGCCGAGCCGGGCGACTTCGGCTCGCTGCTGGAGCTGATCCGGCAGGCCGAGGCCACCGGCCTCCGGCCGCTCCAGGTGACCGTCGCCGACCAGCGCGAGTGGGATCTGTTCGAGTCCGCCGCCAACATCGGCCGGGGCGAGCGCTGGGCACTGGCCCACCCCGGCCATCCGCTGCACTCCGGGGTGACCGCGGCCGTGGACACCCGCCGCACCGGATATTACGGGGGATACCGGGGAACACTCGGCCTCGCCTACCTCGTTCTCAGCACCTGA
- a CDS encoding DoxX family protein, whose amino-acid sequence MHGYGGGSYGLHEPKGLRDRARQYALLPLRVFLGVTFVYAGLDKLTDSGFLSATGPGSIGEMMNAVRDTSAIPALVDLALKSPEGFGHAIAFGELAVGLGTLIGLWARLAALGGVLISLSLWLTVSWQTEPYYYGNDLVYLMAWLPLLLAGAAEFSADAFLASRRRRSR is encoded by the coding sequence ATGCATGGGTACGGCGGCGGTTCCTACGGGTTGCACGAGCCGAAAGGCCTCCGGGACCGCGCGCGGCAGTACGCGCTGCTTCCCCTGCGGGTCTTCCTCGGCGTCACCTTCGTCTACGCGGGTCTCGACAAGCTGACCGACAGCGGGTTCCTGTCGGCGACCGGGCCGGGGTCCATCGGCGAGATGATGAACGCCGTACGTGACACGTCCGCGATCCCGGCGCTCGTCGACCTCGCACTCAAGAGCCCCGAGGGCTTCGGCCACGCCATCGCGTTCGGCGAGCTCGCCGTCGGCCTCGGCACGCTCATCGGCCTGTGGGCACGGCTCGCGGCCCTCGGTGGGGTCCTGATCTCGCTGAGCCTGTGGCTGACCGTGAGCTGGCAGACGGAGCCGTACTACTACGGCAACGACCTCGTCTACCTCATGGCCTGGCTGCCGTTGCTGCTCGCGGGGGCCGCCGAGTTCTCCGCCGACGCCTTCCTCGCGTCACGGCGGCGGCGCAGCCGGTAG
- a CDS encoding GMC oxidoreductase, translated as MSQDSPAQIPAGSAVEAADDDAYDYDVLVVGSGFGGAVSALRLSEKGYRVGVLEAGRRFTRETLPKNSWDIKNYLWAPALGLFGIQRVHLLGKVMVLAGAGVGGGSLNYANTLYVPPAPFFEDRQWADITDWQDELAPYYDQAKRMLGVRLNPTMTPADIHLKATAETMGVGDTFHLAPVGVFFGDGQDADGTSRAKPGGEVADPYFGGAGPARKACAECGECMTGCRHGAKNTLNENYLYLAEKAGAVIRPMTSVVAVTDDPDGGYRVSTVPTHRRRKARPTVLRARKVIVAAGTYGTQTLLHTMKDEGLLPRLSPKLGELTRTNSEGLVGAQTSDRRYRRKHGAAKADFTKGVAITSSIHPDANTHIEPVRYGKGSNAMGALTILQVPYSTHRVRSWFGNVARHPWLTMRSLSNRRWSEHTIIGLVMQSLDNSLVAYRKPRGVGKGLLTARQGHGAPNPTQIAEATQGATLLAQEINGFAGSNIGELMGTPLTAHFLGGCAIGASADEGVIDPYHRVYGHPGISVVDGSAVSANLGVNPSLTITAQAERAMSFWPNKGEADPRPAQGEAYERLAAVEPKTPAVPEKAFGALKLPFLRIPVVPPKATASEA; from the coding sequence ATGTCCCAGGACAGCCCTGCCCAGATACCGGCCGGATCCGCCGTCGAGGCGGCCGACGACGACGCGTACGACTACGACGTCCTCGTCGTCGGTTCGGGCTTCGGTGGCGCGGTCTCGGCCCTGCGGCTGAGCGAGAAGGGCTACCGGGTCGGCGTCCTGGAGGCGGGCCGCCGCTTCACGCGGGAGACCCTCCCCAAGAACTCCTGGGACATCAAGAACTACCTGTGGGCCCCGGCGCTCGGCCTCTTCGGCATCCAGCGCGTCCACCTGCTCGGCAAGGTGATGGTGCTGGCGGGAGCGGGTGTCGGCGGTGGCTCCCTCAACTACGCCAACACCCTGTACGTGCCGCCCGCGCCGTTCTTCGAGGACCGCCAGTGGGCGGACATCACCGACTGGCAGGACGAACTGGCGCCGTACTACGACCAGGCGAAGCGGATGCTCGGGGTCAGGCTCAACCCGACCATGACCCCGGCCGACATCCACCTGAAGGCGACCGCCGAGACCATGGGCGTCGGCGACACCTTCCACCTCGCCCCGGTGGGCGTCTTCTTCGGTGACGGGCAGGACGCCGACGGGACGTCCAGGGCGAAGCCCGGCGGGGAGGTCGCCGACCCCTACTTCGGCGGTGCCGGCCCGGCCCGCAAGGCCTGCGCCGAGTGCGGTGAGTGCATGACGGGCTGCCGCCACGGGGCGAAGAACACCCTCAACGAGAACTACCTGTACCTGGCCGAGAAGGCCGGCGCCGTGATCCGCCCGATGACGTCCGTCGTGGCCGTCACCGACGACCCGGACGGCGGCTACCGCGTCTCCACCGTCCCCACCCACCGGCGCAGGAAGGCGCGGCCGACCGTCCTGCGGGCCCGGAAGGTGATCGTGGCGGCGGGCACGTACGGGACCCAGACCCTGCTGCACACCATGAAGGACGAAGGACTGCTGCCGCGGCTCTCGCCGAAGCTCGGCGAGCTGACCCGGACCAACTCCGAGGGCCTGGTGGGCGCGCAGACCAGCGACCGCCGCTACCGCAGGAAGCACGGCGCCGCGAAGGCCGACTTCACCAAGGGCGTCGCCATCACCTCGTCGATCCACCCGGACGCGAACACCCACATCGAGCCGGTCCGCTACGGCAAGGGCTCCAACGCGATGGGCGCGCTGACCATCCTGCAGGTCCCCTACAGCACGCACCGGGTGCGCAGCTGGTTCGGCAACGTGGCCAGGCACCCGTGGCTGACGATGCGCTCCCTGTCCAACCGGCGCTGGTCGGAGCACACGATCATCGGACTCGTCATGCAGTCGCTGGACAACTCCCTGGTCGCCTACCGCAAGCCCCGGGGTGTCGGAAAGGGCCTGCTCACCGCCCGGCAGGGACACGGGGCACCGAACCCGACGCAGATTGCCGAGGCGACGCAGGGCGCCACACTCCTCGCCCAGGAGATCAACGGCTTCGCAGGGTCGAACATCGGGGAGCTGATGGGAACCCCCCTCACCGCGCACTTCCTGGGCGGCTGCGCGATCGGGGCGAGCGCCGATGAGGGGGTCATCGACCCCTACCACCGGGTGTACGGACACCCGGGCATCTCCGTCGTCGACGGTTCGGCGGTCTCCGCCAACCTCGGCGTCAACCCGTCGCTGACGATCACCGCGCAGGCGGAACGTGCGATGTCCTTCTGGCCGAACAAGGGCGAGGCGGACCCGCGTCCGGCGCAGGGGGAGGCGTACGAGCGGCTCGCCGCGGTCGAGCCGAAGACGCCGGCCGTACCCGAGAAGGCGTTCGGCGCGCTGAAACTGCCGTTCCTCAGAATCCCCGTCGTGCCGCCGAAGGCGACCGCCTCCGAGGCCTGA